One genomic segment of Desulfocapsa sulfexigens DSM 10523 includes these proteins:
- a CDS encoding glutamine--tRNA ligase/YqeY domain fusion protein: MDTVKESSEKPLDFIRQIVTEDLKSGKHSVPITRFPPEPNGFLHIGHAKSICLNFGIAAEFGGRCHLRFDDTNPSKEELAYVESIIHDVQWLGFDWGDNLFYASDYFEQLYDFAVALIKKEKAYVCCLSAEEMRDYRGTLTEPGKNSPYRNRTVAENLELFQGMRDGKFAEGSHVLRAKIDMASPNLNMRDPIIYRIMNVSHHRTGDTWCIYPMYDFTHCLSDALEHITHSLCTLEFADHRPLYDWVLDILETPSHPQQIEFARLNLSYTVMSKRKLMQLVKEGHVSGWDDPRMLTVSGLRRRGYTPASIREFCAEIGVGKRDSWIDMGVLENAIRNDLNTIAPRVLGVLDPLKVIITNYPEDQVEEVEGQNHPQNPEMGSRMLPFSREIYIERTDFMENAPKKFFRLDIGREVRLRYAYFITCESVVKDETTGEILELHCSYDPETYGGNAPDGRKVKGTIHWVSANEAVQCEVRLYDRLFSVDNPDADRNVDFKEHLNPESLSSLHNCFVEPSLANAAPGKCFQFERQGYFCVDVKDSTPEKLIFNRTVSLRDSWAKLK, encoded by the coding sequence ATGGATACAGTAAAAGAAAGCAGTGAAAAACCCCTTGATTTTATCAGACAGATAGTCACAGAAGATCTGAAGAGTGGGAAACACAGTGTTCCTATAACCCGCTTCCCACCGGAGCCAAACGGATTTCTCCATATCGGTCATGCAAAATCTATCTGTTTAAATTTTGGCATTGCTGCAGAGTTCGGTGGTCGTTGTCATCTACGTTTTGATGACACGAATCCCAGCAAAGAAGAGCTGGCATATGTTGAATCCATCATCCATGATGTGCAATGGCTTGGATTTGACTGGGGAGACAATCTTTTTTACGCCTCCGATTACTTCGAACAGCTGTACGACTTCGCTGTTGCGCTGATCAAAAAAGAAAAGGCTTATGTATGTTGCCTCTCCGCCGAAGAGATGCGGGACTATCGTGGAACCCTCACAGAACCAGGCAAAAACAGCCCATATCGTAACCGAACAGTTGCAGAGAACCTTGAACTGTTCCAGGGAATGAGGGATGGAAAATTCGCAGAAGGCAGTCATGTTCTCCGCGCAAAAATTGACATGGCCTCTCCCAATCTCAACATGCGCGATCCGATCATTTACCGAATCATGAATGTCAGTCACCATAGAACCGGTGACACCTGGTGTATTTACCCCATGTATGATTTCACCCATTGTCTTTCTGATGCCCTGGAACATATCACCCATTCCCTTTGTACCCTTGAATTCGCAGACCATCGCCCTCTCTATGACTGGGTATTAGATATTCTTGAAACTCCAAGCCATCCGCAGCAGATAGAATTTGCCCGTTTGAATCTCAGCTATACCGTGATGTCAAAACGTAAGCTGATGCAGCTCGTCAAAGAAGGTCACGTAAGCGGCTGGGATGACCCTCGAATGCTCACCGTCTCAGGTCTCAGACGCCGTGGGTATACCCCGGCCTCGATCCGTGAATTCTGTGCCGAGATAGGGGTTGGCAAGAGAGACAGCTGGATCGATATGGGTGTGCTGGAAAATGCGATCCGCAATGATCTCAATACAATCGCGCCGCGGGTACTGGGGGTACTCGATCCATTGAAGGTGATAATAACCAACTATCCCGAAGACCAAGTTGAAGAGGTTGAAGGGCAAAACCACCCACAGAACCCTGAGATGGGAAGTAGGATGTTGCCCTTCTCCCGTGAAATCTACATTGAACGCACTGATTTTATGGAAAATGCGCCAAAGAAATTTTTCCGCCTCGATATCGGCCGTGAGGTTCGACTGCGTTACGCCTATTTTATTACCTGTGAATCGGTGGTGAAGGACGAAACGACCGGGGAAATACTGGAACTTCACTGTAGCTACGACCCCGAAACCTATGGTGGCAATGCCCCCGATGGACGCAAGGTCAAAGGTACCATTCACTGGGTCTCTGCCAATGAGGCTGTACAATGTGAAGTTCGCCTCTATGACAGGCTCTTCAGCGTTGACAATCCAGATGCCGACAGGAATGTGGATTTCAAAGAGCATTTAAATCCAGAATCCTTAAGTTCTTTACACAACTGTTTTGTGGAACCGTCACTTGCCAATGCAGCCCCCGGCAAATGTTTCCAGTTCGAAAGGCAGGGCTATTTTTGTGTGGATGTGAAAGATTCAACACCCGAAAAACTGATATTTAACAGAACCGTGAGCCTCCGTGATTCCTGGGCGAAACTCAAATAG
- the gltX gene encoding glutamate--tRNA ligase, producing MTETRLRFPPSPTGYLHIGGARTALYNWLYAKKTGGKLILRIEDTDADRSTKESIQGIIDGLEWLGINWDEGPYFQTDFDADHVASAKRMLDEGKAYKCFCTKEELENKRQTAQANKSAYGYDGTCRNLKSEEVAAKEAAGLPFVVRFKVPKRDGILSYEDKVLGEIKAKYSEIEDFVIVRSTGKPLYLLCNVVDDIRDRITHIIRGQDHMTNTLRQVLLYEALDAPIPVFAHMPLTLDLKKAKISKRSHGEIVAVQFYEKHGFIPWALSNFLVLLGWSSGNDTEIFSREEMIEAFTLERINKSNSIFNYRKGDSKFITDPKAIAINEHYLRTLPIEEIAVMVKPFLEKEGLWDDAYESEKKVWFTETLDLIRDRFHLLTDFADLGRAYFSDEFPVEEKPLKKNVLKYEELKRWLPMLAARYEALDDFNLETTEETARDFATELDIKPGIIINGMRTVVTGQLAGPSMFDILVTIGQERVVKRLRDVAKLYESK from the coding sequence ATGACTGAAACACGCTTACGTTTTCCCCCCAGCCCGACAGGATACCTCCACATAGGAGGTGCAAGAACCGCACTTTACAATTGGCTCTATGCAAAAAAAACTGGCGGAAAACTTATTCTACGTATTGAAGACACCGATGCTGACCGCTCAACCAAGGAATCTATTCAGGGTATTATTGATGGACTGGAGTGGCTTGGAATTAACTGGGATGAAGGCCCCTATTTCCAGACTGATTTTGATGCTGACCATGTGGCTTCTGCCAAAAGAATGCTCGATGAGGGCAAGGCTTACAAATGTTTCTGCACGAAAGAGGAACTGGAAAACAAGCGTCAGACGGCACAGGCAAACAAATCTGCCTATGGTTACGATGGAACCTGCAGGAACCTGAAAAGTGAAGAGGTAGCTGCAAAAGAGGCAGCCGGACTCCCCTTTGTTGTACGGTTCAAGGTTCCCAAACGCGACGGTATACTGAGCTACGAAGACAAGGTTCTCGGAGAAATAAAAGCAAAATACAGTGAAATTGAAGACTTTGTTATCGTGCGTTCAACCGGCAAGCCGCTGTATCTTCTCTGTAACGTGGTGGATGATATCCGGGATAGAATTACTCATATTATCCGTGGCCAGGACCATATGACCAACACTTTGCGCCAGGTGCTGTTATATGAGGCGCTTGACGCCCCAATTCCCGTTTTTGCCCATATGCCGCTAACTCTGGACCTGAAAAAAGCCAAGATTTCCAAACGCAGTCATGGTGAAATCGTCGCTGTACAGTTTTATGAAAAACATGGTTTTATTCCATGGGCATTATCAAACTTTCTGGTCCTGCTGGGCTGGTCATCCGGCAATGACACCGAGATTTTTTCAAGGGAAGAGATGATAGAGGCCTTCACCCTTGAGCGCATCAACAAATCCAACTCCATTTTCAATTATCGCAAGGGAGACAGTAAATTTATCACCGATCCCAAGGCCATCGCCATCAATGAGCACTATCTACGCACCCTGCCCATTGAAGAAATAGCCGTGATGGTCAAGCCGTTCCTTGAAAAAGAAGGCCTGTGGGATGATGCCTACGAATCGGAGAAAAAAGTATGGTTCACAGAGACCCTTGATCTGATCAGGGACAGGTTCCACCTCCTGACAGATTTTGCTGACCTTGGCAGGGCCTATTTCTCAGACGAATTTCCCGTTGAAGAAAAACCACTGAAGAAAAACGTTCTTAAATATGAAGAATTGAAGCGATGGTTGCCCATGCTTGCTGCCCGCTATGAAGCACTCGATGACTTCAACCTTGAAACCACCGAAGAAACAGCCAGGGATTTTGCAACGGAACTGGATATCAAACCGGGAATTATCATAAACGGTATGCGCACGGTTGTTACTGGTCAGCTTGCAGGCCCTTCAATGTTTGACATTCTGGTTACCATTGGTCAGGAACGTGTAGTCAAACGCTTGAGAGATGTGGCAAAACTATACGAGTCAAAATAA